Proteins found in one Halococcus agarilyticus genomic segment:
- the pstB gene encoding phosphate ABC transporter ATP-binding protein PstB, whose product MSETENQPRTDTTTTGETARTDRTDRNRTDSTATDTRPSGQQTTAGETDETVHDEWVQYDYAGAAKVTTTDLNVHYGDDHAIEDISVEIPEQSVTALIGPSGCGKSTFLRCLNRMNDRIRAATIDGSVAVDGEEIYRDGANLVELRKRVGMVFQQPNPFPKSIRDNVVYGPQKHGEINTSVLSRLFGRDTSGKEDELVERSLRQAAIWDEVKDRLDDNALGLSGGQQQRLCIARCLAVGPEVILMDEPASALDPIATAKIEDLIEDLAEEYTVVIVTHNMQQAARISDQTAVFLTGGELVEYGDTDQIFENPASQRVEDYITGKFG is encoded by the coding sequence ATGAGTGAAACAGAGAACCAACCACGGACCGACACTACGACGACGGGCGAAACCGCCCGAACCGACCGGACTGACCGAAACCGAACGGACAGCACAGCGACGGACACGCGGCCATCGGGACAGCAAACGACGGCCGGTGAGACCGACGAGACGGTCCACGACGAGTGGGTCCAGTACGACTACGCTGGCGCGGCGAAGGTCACCACCACGGATCTCAACGTCCACTACGGCGACGACCACGCGATCGAGGACATCTCGGTCGAGATCCCCGAGCAGAGCGTCACCGCACTGATCGGGCCGTCGGGCTGCGGGAAGTCGACGTTCCTCCGGTGTCTGAATCGGATGAACGACCGAATCCGTGCCGCGACGATCGACGGTTCGGTCGCGGTCGACGGGGAGGAGATCTACCGCGACGGTGCAAACCTCGTCGAGTTGCGAAAGCGCGTCGGGATGGTGTTTCAGCAGCCGAACCCGTTCCCGAAATCGATCCGGGACAACGTCGTCTACGGTCCGCAAAAGCACGGCGAGATCAACACGAGCGTTCTCTCGCGATTGTTCGGCCGGGACACGAGCGGGAAAGAGGATGAACTCGTCGAGCGCTCGCTCCGGCAGGCGGCGATCTGGGACGAGGTGAAGGATCGGCTAGACGACAATGCGCTCGGGCTCTCTGGCGGCCAACAGCAGCGCCTCTGCATCGCCCGGTGTCTCGCGGTCGGCCCCGAAGTCATCCTGATGGACGAGCCCGCGAGCGCGCTCGATCCGATCGCCACCGCGAAGATCGAGGACCTCATCGAGGACCTCGCCGAGGAGTACACGGTGGTGATCGTGACTCACAACATGCAGCAGGCCGCCCGCATCTCCGATCAGACCGCCGTGTTCCTCACCGGCGGCGAACTCGTCGAGTACGGCGACACCGATCAGATCTTCGAGAACCCCGCAAGCCAGCGCGTCGAGGACTACATCACCGGGAAGTTCGGCTGA